The sequence CCAAAGATTTGATATCAAAAACCCTCCAAATGCCGGGTGACAAGAGTTTAAAGTGTGTAATGATGCTCTGGACGTGGTGGGATACGAGAAATAAGAAGAATGCCGGAGAGCCCCAACGAAACCAAATTTCGGTTGCCAAAAGGGTGCACTCCCTAGTCCAAAACTGGCAAATGTATGCTCTGAAGGGTAAATCAAGTAGCCAAGAGCAGAGTGATAGAAGAGCAGCGCTGAACCAGTACATTCTCCAGATCAACGTGGATGGAAGTATGAAGGAAAATCCTACCCATGGTGGATGGGGTTTCATGATCAGAGACCATGCCGGTCGGCCAGTTGGTGCTGGCGCTGGACATATGCAATATGTCAGTGACCCCCTCTATGCTGAAGCTACAGCGTGCCTCCAAAGCTTGTATGCAGCTCAAGGCTGGGGAATGTCAAGAGTACATGTGTTGTCAGATTCCAAGACCCTAGTACAAGCGGCTACCTCCAATGATCATGATTTGTCAACAAACGGGAATCTTTTTAAGGAAATTAGATGTTTTGCAAGTTTAAATTTCACCCATGTGGGGTTCTCTTACTGCCCCAGAGCGTGTAATAAGGTTGCTGACGCTTTAGCACATTTGGTGCAGACTCAAGGCTTGTATCCCCAGCTATGTGGCCGGAACAAGCTCCTGATTTCGTGTATGGTCTTGTAGCCAGTGATAATGCTGAGTTGTTTCGGTAATGGAAAATATTGGTTTCCGACTCAAAAAAAGTTCCCTTGCGTAAttttttatgtggtttgttcacaagCAAGTGATCCTCACCAAAGATAACTTACTAAAGAGGCGGTGGTTAGGTAGTTCACGTTGTTGTTTtcgtgatcatgatgaaacaatacaacacttgTTCATAGAGTGCCCACTCACGAAATTGCTTTGGAGAACGATccatatagcctttaacattacCCCTCCAGTTAACATTGAATCGTTATTTGGGATGTGATTAACTGGGGTTGATCATATGACTGCGGCTCGTATTCAGACTGGAATATTGTGCGCTtatatgggctatatggaactgcaggaatgacataatttttaacagacaacatattttaactttcttgcaggtcattTTCAGAGCTACCACATGCAGGGACGGAGGAAGTGGGAGGGCGAGCGGGGGCCAGGCCCCGCCATGGTTCAGCCACCCCATGGATGTTTTTGGGGAGGGGGGCTAGTACTAAAAATATACTGTGTAATTTTCATTTACCAGCGCCCAGCGGCCTATCTATTAGCAGCAATTAGTCTAATCACGAATGCCTAACTTTGTTAGTTGGACCAAGTCCAAGACAATTAGCCCAAATGCCATTTATTTCCCGTGAGTGATTTACGCATCAGACAAATCACGGGTCAACCCACATGGTTGTTCTGTTTCCCCTCCACGCCGTTTTATCTAAACCTCCAATCCATCTGTTGTCGCCGCTGCCCACACGCCCAGCATAAGGCTTAAGGCTGGTCGTAACGAGTAGTATTataagttagtatcatgcatatggtattagtgtatgatactaccttcctaATTCATAGTATCATAtgatagtactccctctattcccttatacaaggccattaTGAAAAATAcaatttgcatctatacaaggccactaacagtaatcgaggcaaaagataatgatgtttcctcgtactaccaacttgtttaatacttgcatgcatgtagtcataatgataTTGTGTTACTTCCTTCCCATTCCTTCTTTGCATGCATGCGGGCGTATTAATGATCCCGGTTAACGAAAGGAATAATTGACTTACAAAGCAGTCATTAAATTTAcattggtacctgtaatttgagtttgtggccttgtataagggaattgaGGGAGTATCAACTTTATTTattatcatgcatgacacatattactagtgtagcatttattatgatacggtatcatgatatgatactcaaccctctcttacttcatttaattctatgtcacCTCATCAAAATTACCTAGttagcatgcatgatactagctatatGATACTCTCAGTACAACCAGCCTAATCAAGCGTTTCCATCGGACGTCGTGGCCGTGCAAGTGCATAGGTGTGCACAATATTTCGAAAGTACAGACCCATCCATGCTTCATCGAGCGAAGTTGACCAGCGGATGGCTGTAGCATCTATGCCTACAAACCGGCCAGCCGTAATGACTGGCAGAAGGGAATGGGAGGGGCTGGATTTGATACTCCTGGTATGTATTTCGGCGATCTTGATTGTCTTTTTTTATACAATGCAAATTACTTGTTTAAGTATGTCTGCACGTTGGTAGTTATCAAGTAAAATTTGGTGTTGTCCCAACTCCCAAGGAGCGATGATTTTTCATACAAAACTGCATGAATGCAAGCTAAATCAATTCATTTAGTTATACAATGATTGGTCATGTTCATATATCTTAAACATACATATGATAATGTTCTGTATCAAGGTACTTCATGCCATATTTTTCAACTGTTTGATTATCAACTTTATCTACCAGGCGTGTATGTGGAATTGTTCAGCACTATTTGCAATAGCTAGACACACCCTATTGCAAATACTTTTTGTCTATTCGAGCAAAGCTAAATTAGAGTGAAATCTAGATATAAAACTCTCCAATAGTTTATGAGACACGAAATATTTCTGGCTTCACCATcatctcgccccccccccccccaatgtctaaatcctggctccgcccctgaccGCATGAATCCGTACGTGGTTCTTACTCACTCCTACGGATTTCAGGGAGCcattggttactgggtgcaaccagtggaAGATGGTAGCACAGGCTATactcaaccggtttggatggcggtcgcataacaggATAAGAGTCTAGGGAGCCTATCCTTTTCTTTGTCATACCGGTTGTAATCTTGAGCATTCACATTTATTTTCCCTTTTGCTCCGCTTGCAAGCTGTAATACTTTTATTACTTTGTGATATTGACACATCAGTACCCCCTTCGCGGTTGCCGATGGCTCACCCATCGCCCCCCTCCAGCCCCGCGCTGGCGCCGGCGGCCACGGCCccctccgccgcccccgccggccagCCTGCCGCCTCCTGGTTCATGCCCCTCCTGCCCCCTCCTCCCAGGCTGCCGGCCGCTGGCTCGGCGCGCCCCGCTTCTCTGTCGCGGTCGACGGGTGGATCGTGGGCGGATCTGGTGTCGCCACCTTCTCATGGCCGCGGTGCTGGGGCCGCGACGGGCTCGGAATTCGTCCCTGAGTCGCCCCTTGGTGCCGGTCTGCGGGGGTCTGGTTCGGTCGCTCCATCGACTCGAGCTGCGGCTGGATCGGCGCGAGCTGCGTCTGGATCGGGCATTCACTGCGAGGCGGGTGGCGGCAATAACTGCACCGCGGCGGGAGCGCGCTCCAGCCCATGTCCACCAACGGCCTGCTCTTCAATGCCGACGACAAGCGCGGGGCGCGAGGCGGATGTGACCGGAGCCTGGCATCTCGTCAAATCGCGGCGAGGCCCACGCCGCCCGGCTTTGCCTGCCCAAGCATTCACGTCGTCCCCCATCCCGTGGTGGCTTAAAGGGCATTGCTGCCGCTGCCTTGCTCCTGGACACCGCGCCTCAGCTTGCCGTGAGCCATTTCGTTGCTCTCACTGCCTGCAAAATGGCCACCGAGCTCGTGGTTGCAAGAACAAGTGGCGTCCATTAAGCTCCCTGTCGTGCCTCGCCTTCATCCCTCCACCGCCACTTCCCCGACCAGCTGTCGCGGCCGTTCAAGATCTCGTTCCCGTCTTCGGCCCGGGACGGGGCTGGCCTCTCCCCCAACCCCCTCCGCAGTTGCTGTCAGGCGACACCAACCCCGCCATGTCAAGGCTAGGTGACGCGGCCAACCGGCCGGGGGAAGACTTCGTCGTGGTCCCTGCCACGCCGGAGATGCAGGCAGAGTCGGCGCTGCTCTCCACCAACGCTGTCGTGGCCTGGTTCGAAGGGGTCCGTGAGGATGTCCCTTGCCACACCGTGGCCGCTGCGTTCGCCGCCACCTTCGGCTTCCGGCCGGCGGACGTGAGTGTTGTGCGGCACTTCCCCGAGCAGTACCTCGTCAAGTTCATGTACCCGCACAATTGCGCGGACACCGTCAACCGTGGTGACTTCCTCGTCGGCAACTCCTCTCTCTTCGTCCGCGCCTGGAGGCTTGAGGCGCATGCTGACAATGAAGACATGATGTACCACGTCCGTTTGTGCATCGAGGGGATCCCGGTCCATGCCTGGAATGAGTACATCACTTCGTTCGTCATCGGCCGTCGGTGCTCCCTCGACTACATCGAGCAGCGGTCTCTGCGCCGGGAGGACACGCGCGACCTGTCGCTCTGGGCGTGGACGTCCGACCCCAACGCCATTCCTAAGGTGAAGTGGCTCACGCTGCCCGCCCGCGGCCACCGACGCAGCGGCCGGCGCGGCCTGAGACACCGTGTGCTGCTGCACCTGGACCTGCTCGAGGACCACTCCAAGGCGCGGGACGATGACGTCGACCCATCACCTCCTGACCTCTACGAGTACACCTGGTTCCGCCGTATAGTGGACGGCACGGTGCGGCGGGGTGACAGGCGTGCTGGTCAGGCTAGTGACGTCCAGCGCCCGGCGCGACGCAACGACGACGATGACCGCGGCGGCCGCCGCGGCCGTGATGGCCACCGCGCGCAGGGCGGTTGGCGCGACCGCATCCGTCGCTCCCTGTCCAGGGGCGCCCGTGACCGTCAGCGGCAAGATGGCCAGGAGAGGTCCCGTGATCGCTCGAGCGGCACGGGCGGGAGGCGCCATGGCGCTGAAATTGTGGCCGCCCTGGGCGACGTTGCGCCGGCCGAGGCTCCCTTGGTCCTGACGGGCTCTGGCTCCGCTAGCGACGACGGGGCATGCGCCTTGGAGCTCCAGCCGGTGCGTGGCCGCAACCCGGCAAGCCAAGGCTCGCCGCGGGCTGCGCGCAGACGCTCTCAGGAGAGCCTTACGCCACCGGTCTCGCCCCCGCTTTCCCCCACGTCGGTGCTGCCTCGTCTTGCTCGCTCCAGGAGGGACGAGGCTCGGACTGTGACAAGACATCTGGCGGTCCCATCCTCGACGGTGTTGCAGCTGTGCTCACCAACGCACCTGCTCCCTCCTCTGTCGCCGGTGAAGCCACCTGGTTTCGAggcatcgcccccccccccccgctcatctCCAGTGGGCCGCTTCAGCGCACGCCATCCCCGGTGCGGCTTCGCAGGGTTGCTGCTGATCTGCAGCCAGCTGGGGTTGGCCTGTCCGTGCTCTTTGAAGATCGGCAAGAGCCCTTGCTGCCCTCCCCTGCATCAACGCCTCCCAGGCCTCCTGCTGCGCGCCGTAAGACTCTTGCTGGAGTGAGCATTGCCCGGACAAGTGCGGGCCTCTCGCTGCACAGGACCAGTGCGAGGCTCAAAGCTGCTAGCAGAACAAGGGTGGTGCTGGCGCCGGCGGCTAAGGCGGCTGAGATCCTGGTTGCTCGCAGTCTGGGGATCGTCAAGGACGGAGAAGACATCACGGCCAAGGCCCTGGATGCATTTGCTGAGCGTTTCAAGGAGCAGTTGCCGCTGGAGGTGATCTCTGCCATGCGAGATTTGTTCAAGTTAGATGATGTGCAAGCAATGGGTGTGGAGGACGCCCTCATCCAGCACGGAGGGGAGGGTGCTATGGACGTGGAGAGGATGGAGGATGCCGCTGCTGCTCTGCAGGCCTCCACCTGAGCAAGTTGATGTCTTTGAGTTGGAATTGTTCTCTATGTTAGCTAAATCCTGGTCCATGTGTGTTGGTCCGTGTAAGTGTAGTTGGGTTGCATGGCACAAGCATAACCGTAGCTGGGTTGTGTGTGGCATGTGGCCAAGTTCGGAAGTGTACTCCATGTTGCCATGTTAGTGCAACCTATCAATGTTATGTGTTGGAATGTCCGGGGCCTCAACTGTCCGGATAGACGAGCTACTGTCAGCGCCACCATTGCTGCTTCTTCTTGCCATATTGTGTGTCTACAGGAGACAAAGCTTCACAATGTCGACATCTTCACAGCCTCCTTCTTAGGAGGGAACAGACTGCGCAATTTTGCGCAAAGGCCGGCGGACGGCACTCGTGGAGGCATTTTGCTGCTATGGGACGATCACCTTGTGGAAATGTCTAACATCACAGCTACCACCTTCTGCCTGTCCGCCATGGTCCGTATTCGTGACTCCGAGGTGCAATATAAGCTCACCACCGTGTACGGTCCCGCGGACTCTTCTCGCAAAGATGCCTTCTTCGCGAAGCTTATCAGCCAAAAACCGCCCAACGGTATGCCATGGCTTGCGGCTGGGGATTTCAACCAAATTTATCGTGCAAGAGACAAAAACAAAAGACATGTCAACCGAAGTAGAATTAATCGGTTCCGAGCGACACTGCAAAGTTGTGAGCTTAAAGAGATACACTTGCAAAATAGGAGGTTCACTtggagcaacgagagggaaaatcCGACTATGTGCAAACTGGACTCGTTTTTCTGCAATGCCGAGTGGGACACCACTTTCAGCACTCATCTGCTTCACGCCCTCTCATCCTTGCTATCCGATCACTGCCCGCTTCTCCTCGCGATGACAAGGGGCCTCGGAGGCCTAGAACCTTCAAGTTTGAAAATTTTTGGATTGCTATGCCCGGCTTTATGGAGGTGGTCAAAAAGGCTTGGATCGAGCCGCTCGAGCATGTTGAGCCATATCAAGTCCTGTTCCATAAACTCAAGAAGGTGGCTCTCCGCCTTTCCGAATGGAGTAGGGGCCTTTTCTCCAAGGCAAAGGTTCACCTACATGCCGCCCTATTGGTGATCCTACGCCTCGACATTGCTCAAGAGACCCGTCAACTCTCCCCGAGGAGAGTGACCTTAGGGCGAGGCTTAAAAGGAGGGTCATTAGCTTGGCCGTGCTTGAGAGAGCTCGGAAAAAACAAAGTGCGAGAATTGCTAACCTCAAGGAGGGTGATGCCAACACCAAGTTCTTCCATCGCCGGATTAATGCTAGAAGTAGGAAAAATCACATTCATAGGCTAAAGCATGACCAAGGGTGGATCACCGAGCATGACGCTAAGGAGAAGCTCATTCTGGACCACTTTTCTGAAGTGATGAAAAAAGGGAACACATGCAATAAGGATCTAAATTGGGAGGAGCTCAACTTAGAGGTACATGACTTGCACGGCCTTGACTCACCCATCACCGTTGAGGAGGTACGTGAGGCAATCAATGACATGCCAAGTGACAAGGTGCCCGGGCCGGACGGCTTCACTGGAGCTTTTTTTAAGAAGTGTTGGGACGTCATTAAATTTGACATGATCAGGGTGATACACCAGTTTGACTCCCTGCACACATCTAGTCTCCACTGGCTCAACTCTGCAAATATAGTGTTGTTGCCCAAGAAAGAGGGCGCGGAGGGGATTGCCGACTACAGGCCCATTAGTCTCATTCATGCCGTCGCCAAGATTATCGCAAAAATTCTTTCCATCCGTCTCGCCCAGGACATGAACAGCTTGGTCTCCAACGCCCAAAGTGCATTCATCAAGAGCAGAAGCATCCACGATAACTTCATGTGTGTCCGGAACTTGGCCCGTAGGCTACACAAATGTAGGACTCCATCTCTCCTGTTCAAGCTAGATATACGCAAAGCCTTCAACTCGGTCAGATGGGAATACATCCTCGACCTCCTTCGGCGGAGGGGGTTTCCCCCCAAGTTTCGGGATTGGATTGCGGCTCTTCTTTGCACATCATCTTCTAGGATTTTGTTAAATGGGGTGCCTGGCAATCCCATCAAGCACAGTAGGAGCCTTCGGCAGGGGGACCCCCTATCCCCGCTCCTTTTTGTCATTGCAATTGACACACTCCAGCAACTACTGGAGCTGGCAACCCGAAAAGGACTACTCCACAAAATTCGTGGGAGAGGGATCATGGTGCGAACTTCACTCTATGCAGACGATGCGGCTGTTTTCATGGCTCCAATCAAAAAAGATATTGACAACCTCTCAGCCATTTTGAGCGGATTCGGGGAGGTCACCGGGCTATGCACCAATTTTCACAAGAGCTCGGTTGTGCCCATTCGATGCAACCACCTAAACCTGGAGCACATTCTGCAAGGATTGCCAGCTATCAGGGCGTCCTTCCCCATAAGATACTTGGGTCTTCCATTGTCCGTCTGGCAGCTTAAGAAGGTGGATTTGCAATTTCTTGAGGACAAAATTGCGGGCAAGTTGGTGACATATGAGGGGCAAAACATCACCACCATTGGACGAACGACCCTTGTTAAGTCTGTCGCCACCTCGCAAGCGGTCTATTTCATCACATCTTTGGTCATACCGCCGGGCATTCTTCACAATATCAACAAACTGGAGCGGGCTTTCCTTTGGTCGGGATCGGATAAGACGACGGGCGCCAAGTGCAAGGTAAACTGGGACATGGTTTGCCGCCCGTGCGAATATGGCGGCCTTGGGGTTCTCAACACCGATAAATTCGCGCGGGCCTTGCGCTTGAGATGGCCATGGTTTGAGTGGACGGCACCACAAAAGTTGTGGATGGGCTTGGGAAATCCATGTAATGAGGAGGACCTTGACTTCTTCTATGCGTCCACGACCATCACCATGGGGAACGGCGCTAAAACGCCTTTTTGGGATTCTCCCTGGCTCCATGGGTGCAAGCCTAAGGATGTTGCCCCGCTCGTCTTTGCGGCCTCCTCAAGGAAGAATTGGAAAGTGCGGGAGGCCCTACAAAATAATGTATGGATCCTCAAGCTCAACACCTCCACGGTTGTCTCCGTTGAGCACATCCGACAATTCTTCACGCTATGGGCACTTGTGAACGATGTGCATCTGGACGCACTCTCTGAAGATACTATTGTGTGGAAGCATACGACAAGCGGGCACTACACTGCGGCCTCCGCCTACAAGGCCCAATTTCTTGGCTTGGTTCTCTCTTCCATGGACCAAATGGTTTGGAAAGCTTGGGCGCCACCAAAGGCTAAATTCTTCGCTTGGTTGGCTATCCAAGACAGAATTTGGACCACGGATAGACTGCAAAAACGTGGATGACCAAATTGTGGTCTTTGCACCCTCTGCAAGGGAGAGCAAGAAAGTGGGCCGCATCTTTTCTTCAAATGCCGCTTCACTATTAGGCTATGGAACTTGGTCACGGCAAAACTTGGGCTTCATCATATGGACACCTCTACGTGGCATGTTGAGAGTTCGGTTAAGGAATGGTGGACAAATAGGACCGGCGCCGGAGTCCCCAACAGAAAGGCCATGGCCTCTCTAACCATGCTCGTGTCATGGACTATTTGGAACGAGCGGAATGCGCGTGTTTTCCGGAACAAGAGTGCTCCACCACCAATCTTGCTAAACAACATCATCTGCGAGGCAAACCTTTGGATCACCGCCGGAGCAAAAAAATTAGGGAACATTATTTTGCGTGAGTAATCTTCCATGCCGTGTAAAAGTGTGCCCTTGTAACAAACTCTATCCTCTTcttatttaatagatgaggcaaatcttttgcctccgtttcaaaaaaaataaattaCTTTGTGATACTTCGGGACTTTTTAAtaagatggttgcatgcatcgttcCGATGCAGAGGCCGTGGGCATGCCTCCTCTtccaaaaaaaaggaaagaaagaactCACGCGAGTACAACAATGGCCGTCGAGAAGAAAGTTTACATGCATGCTTTCCTGCCTGCGAGGTTCCGAAGTTCACATAACGTACGTTTTTCTCAAGGTGCTTTTGATTAGCTCGGGCGAGAAACAAAAACCGAATCACATAGAGCTGCGTGCCGACACAATCTTGTCCTCTATGCTTTGCAACTTGTCTGACTGTTTGGCGGGTTACGAAGGAAGCCCTCCGCAGGTTGGCCTCCACGTCTGCGCACTCGCTGCCTCGCTCCACGTCGAGGCTATTCATTTCATGGCCGAGAGCCGCTCGCGACGTGGGCACCGCCGCGGCCACCTCGTCACGGGTTGGCTCGCGCGGAGCGTGGCCTATAAAATGTGCCCACTCACTCAAAACAATACACCAGCAAACACTCGGCGACACACGACAAACAGCAAGTACTAGCAATCATCTAGCCGATTCTTCCCTTGCTGCAGCATCTGTAGCTTCCTTCTCGCCTTCGTTCACCTTCCGCGGCTGATTAATGGCAACCATGATGACCATGAGCTCCTTCGCCGGTGCCGCCGTCCTGCCGCGTGGCTCGGCCGGCCACTTCGGTGCCCAGTCTCTGCCAGCACTGGGCCGACGCGCCCTCATCGTCAGGGCACAAACCGAAGGCCCGAGTGCACCACCGCCAAACACACCCAAGGTACGTATCCACATAAGCAACACAGTGCAGTGTTAGTTAAGCCTCTACATAGTGTTACTCGGTTTGTGCCAGGTTTCTGATATTTGTTCCTGACACAGGCGAGCACCTCGATCTGGGACGCGCTGGCGTTCGCCGGACCCGCGCCGGAGCGCATCAACGGGCGGCTGGCCATGGTGGGTTTCGTGACTGCGCTTGCCGTGGAAGCAGGCCGTGGCGACGGGCTCCTCTCGCAGCTCGGCAGCGGCACCGGGCAGGCGTGGTTCGCCTACTCCGTGGCGGTGCTGTCTGTGGCGTCGCTGGTGCCACTGCTCCAGGGCGAGAGCGCTGAGGGCAGAGCCGGTGCCATCATGAACGCCAACGCGGAGCTCTGGAACGGCCGCTTCGCCATGCTCGGCCTCGTCGCGCTCGCCGCCACCGAGATCATCACCGGCGCGCCTTTCATCAACGTGTAAAACTAGCTTTGTCGTGGACCGGATAACACAACCTGTACCTAGGACATGTAAATGATGAGAATTGATCATCCTCATATTCTTTGTAGTGCTTATACTAATTAAAGACAGTTCATACTACGGGAGCTGCTTTGTTTCTCATTCGAGATCTTCTTTTCACGTACTGAAATTTGCTTCTTTATCGTGTACCTTAGTATAATCGATAAGGGTCATTTCAACTTTGGCACAGTCTTTACCTAGTGTTGCATTCGGTAAAGGGTGTTTGGCATATACCCTTCGCACAAAGCAGAGTATACTGAGTTTCTTACCtggcaaaggctttgccgagtATCAAAAGAGGGTATTCGGCAAAATAAAGTGTTTGGCGGCTAGATGATGCAAATTTTACTTGACACGTGTCTCAGGTGCTTTGCCGAGTTTTTCTTTACCTTCACCAATGGTCATTCAGCACACGGATCATGTGTTTCTTTCCTACATGTATTTGTATTAACTACAATACGTATAGCATTGCAATATAGACACAAGAAATGGCATAGTGTACTTAGTAGTTGTAGCAGGGAATTAAAAATAAGTGGAGATCCCTAAGGTTAAGAAATTGTGATGGTGTATGTTTAGATTTTATTTAAGGTCAAACGATGAATCAACCGGCACTTCACCTTCTGGCACATTCCCTCTCGAAACTTAAATTCTTTCGCCAAGTTGGTCCGATTTTCAAGCAGTACATGTCATAACTTCTGCAAAACCTTATCAAATTTTTACCTCGCATATTGATACCATATGATGATACCATCTTAGGTTTCATGTTGTTTAGATTTTGTTTGGCTTTTTTCTATAAATTAAAAATTGATAAGTTCATGTTCCAGGTTGAGGCTTggcacccagatgtttgaattcattTTATTTTCTTGAGTAAAGCCTATGCATAGACTAAAGAATACAAATAGTATTTTTCAAACCAATTTTGCCAACTATTTCATACActtacaattcaaatttgaattatattcactAAATGCCTGAAAATGCACTAACTAATATAAATATAGCAATCGAACCCCCAAAAAAGCCAAATTATGGCTTGAAACATGTGATGATGTATGTTGAGCATAGAAAAAGTTCCAAGATAAAACAATGAAGCTACCAGTCCCGATGAACGCGGGGTGGAGGGGGGGTACACCGCCTTGCCCATGGCCATCGACGCCGATCCGCCAACAGCACAACCGCGAAAGAGAGCTCAACTCAGACCGACACCATGCATGACCGAACACCAGGTCAGGAGAGCACAACGCAGAGGCACGGATCGGCATGGGCAAGTCGGCCTTCTGAACATGCTCGCTGATAGACGTCGTCGACCACCAGAGGAGCCCCACCTGCGCAGAAAAGAACTGCAGCCCCGACACCACACCAAACGCGCTCCAAGCCGCGCGAGCCAGTCCTACCCAATGTTGCCCGAT comes from Triticum aestivum cultivar Chinese Spring chromosome 5B, IWGSC CS RefSeq v2.1, whole genome shotgun sequence and encodes:
- the LOC123112044 gene encoding low molecular mass early light-inducible protein HV90, chloroplastic-like; amino-acid sequence: MATMMTMSSFAGAAVLPRGSAGHFGAQSLPALGRRALIVRAQTEGPSAPPPNTPKASTSIWDALAFAGPAPERINGRLAMVGFVTALAVEAGRGDGLLSQLGSGTGQAWFAYSVAVLSVASLVPLLQGESAEGRAGAIMNANAELWNGRFAMLGLVALAATEIITGAPFINV